Within Citromicrobium bathyomarinum, the genomic segment AACCAGAATTGCTTGATCAAGCGCTTGAGCTCGGCGCAGCGGCCATTTTCCTATCCTTCGGCGATCCAGCGACCTTTTCAGAAAAGGTGAGAAAGGCCGGCGTTCCGCTTGTATGCCAAGTCCAGACCCTTCGAGACGCCAAGCGTGCAATCGAAGTGGGGGCCGATGTTATCGTCGCGCAAGGGGCTGAAGCCGGCGGACATGGCGAAACACGTGGTACTATGGCGCTTGTTCCTGAGATTGCGGATGAAATTGCGCGAACGGGTAGCGCGGCTGCGTTATGCGCTGCGGGCGGAATAGCGGACGGTCGTGGTTTGGCTGCCTCCTTGATGCTCGGCGCAGACGGCGTAGTCGTGGGCACGCGATTTTGGGCGACTGCAGAAGCTCTCGCGCATCGGAAAATCATGGCGGCCGCAATTGGCGCTGATGGCGACGCGACATTACGCACCCGCGTCGTTGATATCGCGCGCAAAATCGAATGGTCAGAGCGCTACACAGGGCGCGTCCTGTCTAACGAGTTCGTCCAGCGTTGGCATGGTCGCGAAGATCAACTTCAGGCAGTGATCGAGCATGAAGTCGCATCTTGGGCTCATGCGCAGGAATCGGGAGATGCAACAATTGCAGCGCCGTTCGTCGGTGAGGCGATAGGACTTGTTCACGACACGCCCGGAGCTGCGGATATCGTAAAATCACTCATCGTGAGGGCAAAGCAATTGCTAACACGCTTTGACAACTTAGAGGTCTAGCGCGCGACAAGCGTTGCGGCGAACAGCACGACAATGACTGATATCTCAGATTTGCAGACCCTACGCGGTGTCGAAATCCGCCACTTGCGTTACTTCATTGGCGCAGTTGAAAACGGAAGTCTTCGTCGTGCAAGCATTGCCTTGAAGGTGCAGGAATCGACAATAAGCCGCGCAGTTCGTGATCTTGAGGATAGGCTCGGCGCCTCGCTTTTTCATCGACAGGTCGGCGGAGTTTGTTTGACAATTGCTGGCGAGCACTTTTTGAAACGTACACGGATCATCCTTCAGCAACTCGAGGATGGCGTTCGAGATGTTTCGGCGGTCGGACGTTGTGAGGTAGGTCGGATCAAGGTCGGTATTTTCTCATCGATTGCTTCGGGATTTCTCGCGAACTTGCTGCGAACCTA encodes:
- a CDS encoding nitronate monooxygenase, producing MKTRLTERLDIVHPLIQAPMAFAAGGALAKAVSDAGALGMIGGGYGDAAWIDEQFAIANGSRVGCGFITWALARQPELLDQALELGAAAIFLSFGDPATFSEKVRKAGVPLVCQVQTLRDAKRAIEVGADVIVAQGAEAGGHGETRGTMALVPEIADEIARTGSAAALCAAGGIADGRGLAASLMLGADGVVVGTRFWATAEALAHRKIMAAAIGADGDATLRTRVVDIARKIEWSERYTGRVLSNEFVQRWHGREDQLQAVIEHEVASWAHAQESGDATIAAPFVGEAIGLVHDTPGAADIVKSLIVRAKQLLTRFDNLEV